A single region of the Echinimonas agarilytica genome encodes:
- the lnt gene encoding apolipoprotein N-acyltransferase: MKWVKTDLRSWMMALAAVLFGAVMPLAYAPYNMSVVAPLSVLGFYAVLQMSRTLRMATWIGFIYGFGTFAVGISWIHVSIDQFGGVPLIVSIALMILLCGYLALFPAMSGWLWYRICHDKPAILSAFAFPSIWLVTEYLRGELLTGFPWLAMGYSQTHSWLFEWAPIIGVQGIGWLVVFIGVLLTQTVHPKRLVWALPIIALVGFGTFKASNFIQAEHTGKFAKVALVQGNVPQIIKWDPESQWPTMRLYQDMSRPYYDHDIVVWPEAAIPAVELSAQDYLHNIDSTLAWRESAMITGIIDYQPRTRSYFNNLVVLGRTESEGENPSYYYGNSNRYSKHHLLPIGEFVPLGDLLRPLAPLFNLPMSSFSRGDYIQTNLLANGWKLAPALCYEILFTEQVRLNVRIDTDFIITVSNDAWFGDSIGPHQHLQIAQMRAKELARPVIRTTNNGITAIIDADGSITDQIPQFEAKVLSAEVNQYRGQTLFSRYGHYPIAILSVLSILIAAITRRRHSTIR; encoded by the coding sequence ATGAAGTGGGTAAAAACCGATTTACGTTCATGGATGATGGCGCTCGCTGCGGTACTGTTTGGCGCAGTGATGCCGTTGGCCTATGCGCCTTACAACATGAGTGTTGTTGCACCACTTTCTGTGCTCGGTTTTTATGCTGTACTTCAAATGAGCCGCACACTTCGCATGGCGACGTGGATTGGGTTTATTTATGGCTTCGGCACATTTGCTGTAGGGATCAGTTGGATTCACGTTTCCATCGACCAGTTCGGTGGTGTGCCGCTGATAGTTTCCATTGCATTGATGATATTGCTGTGCGGCTACTTAGCCTTATTTCCGGCAATGTCAGGTTGGCTGTGGTATCGAATATGTCATGACAAACCTGCGATACTGAGCGCCTTCGCATTTCCTTCAATTTGGCTTGTAACCGAATACCTTAGGGGCGAATTGCTCACAGGCTTTCCTTGGCTGGCCATGGGGTATAGCCAAACCCATAGCTGGTTGTTTGAATGGGCCCCCATTATTGGTGTACAAGGTATTGGTTGGCTCGTAGTGTTTATTGGGGTATTGCTAACTCAAACCGTTCACCCCAAACGCCTTGTTTGGGCTTTGCCGATTATTGCACTGGTGGGCTTTGGCACCTTCAAAGCGTCCAACTTCATACAAGCCGAACATACCGGTAAGTTTGCTAAAGTCGCGCTTGTGCAAGGCAATGTGCCTCAAATCATTAAGTGGGATCCCGAATCTCAGTGGCCTACCATGCGCCTATACCAAGACATGAGTAGACCCTATTATGACCACGATATTGTTGTTTGGCCCGAGGCCGCAATCCCAGCCGTTGAACTCAGCGCTCAAGACTACCTGCACAATATCGACAGTACATTAGCATGGCGCGAAAGCGCAATGATCACAGGTATCATTGACTACCAACCCAGAACTCGAAGTTATTTTAATAACTTAGTAGTGTTAGGGCGAACAGAATCGGAAGGCGAGAACCCAAGCTATTACTACGGCAATAGCAATCGTTACTCAAAGCATCACTTACTGCCGATTGGCGAGTTTGTTCCGTTGGGCGACTTATTGCGTCCACTTGCTCCGCTATTTAACTTACCAATGAGTTCGTTTAGCCGAGGCGACTATATTCAAACCAACCTCCTTGCCAACGGATGGAAGCTCGCTCCTGCGCTTTGTTATGAGATTTTGTTCACCGAGCAAGTTCGCTTGAATGTGCGTATCGATACTGACTTTATTATCACTGTCAGCAATGATGCATGGTTTGGCGACTCCATTGGCCCTCATCAACACTTACAGATTGCTCAAATGCGCGCCAAAGAACTGGCTCGCCCTGTGATCCGAACCACCAACAACGGTATTACCGCAATTATTGACGCCGACGGTTCAATCACCGATCAGATACCGCAATTCGAAGCCAAAGTTCTCAGTGCAGAGGTGAATCAATACCGAGGGCAGACCTTATTCTCACGGTATGGCCACTACCCCATTGCCATTTTGAGCGTGCTATCAATTCTAATTGCGGCTATCACACGGAGACGCCATTCAACCATTCGCTAA
- a CDS encoding zinc ribbon-containing protein, which yields MSDKQASNYQALLEKIVVKVQEESHLTEEALETWLARTNEYLGAAGDLTRDELELIRAYLKRDLQAFADSMDPNSDTHPPSVWLSGIAGTVWHALAEITDKTQVEWRELSDNLAHDGIYQTNEWVALGVIKCADCGHVEEIYHATRLGACIRCGGRKFSREQFVP from the coding sequence ATGAGTGATAAACAAGCAAGTAACTATCAAGCACTTTTAGAAAAAATTGTTGTGAAAGTGCAAGAGGAAAGTCATCTCACAGAAGAAGCGTTGGAAACATGGCTTGCGCGCACCAACGAATATTTAGGAGCCGCAGGTGATTTAACCCGAGATGAGCTTGAGCTCATCCGTGCGTACCTCAAACGTGATTTACAGGCCTTTGCCGACAGTATGGATCCAAATTCAGACACTCACCCGCCCTCTGTTTGGCTTAGTGGTATTGCGGGGACCGTGTGGCATGCATTGGCTGAAATTACCGATAAAACACAAGTAGAATGGCGCGAGTTGTCGGATAACTTAGCGCACGACGGCATTTATCAAACCAATGAATGGGTCGCTTTGGGTGTGATTAAGTGTGCCGACTGTGGCCACGTTGAAGAAATTTATCACGCCACACGTTTAGGTGCCTGTATTCGATGTGGTGGTCGTAAATTCAGTCGAGAGCAGTTTGTTCCTTAA